CTGGGTCCGTGGTGGGTGCACGACCTGCTCGGCGAGCTGCACCTGCGCGAGCCCACCGGGCGCTACGCCCCGTCCCGCGCGCTCAACCGTCAGGCGCACCTGACCGACGCAGGGGAGGACACCCCCTCATGACCACCGCCAAGCGCGACACGTACACGCCCGAGACCCTCCTGTCCGTCGCCGTGCAGGTCTTCATCGAGCGCGGCTACGACGGCACCTCCATGGAGCACCTGTCCAAGGCGGCCGGCATCTCCAAGTCGTCGATCTACCACCACGTCACGGGCAAGGAGGAGCTGCTGCGCCGGGCCGTGAGCCGGGCCCTGGACGAGCTCTTCGGGATCCTCGGCGAGGAGCACGCGTGCGTGGGGTCCGCCGCCGAGCGGCTGGAGTACGTCGTGCGCCGCATGGTCGAGGTGCTCATGGCCGAGCTGCCCTACGTGACCCTGCTGCTGCGGGTGCGCGGCAACACGGACACCGAGCGGTGGGCGCTGGAGCGGCGGCGCGAGTTCGACCACCGGGTCGCCGACCTGCTGAAGGCGGCGGCGGCCGAGGGGGACGTGCGCGCGGACGTGGAGGTGCGGCTCGCGACCCGCCTGGTCTTCGGCATGATCAACTCGATCGTGGAGTGGTACCGCCCCGAGGGCCCCGACGGCCGGGGCGGCGCACGGGAACGCGAGGTGGTCGACGCGGTGGCGCGCCTGGTGTTCGGGGGGCTGCGCAAGGCCTCCTGAGCCGAGTGGGCCGAGTGGGCCGAGTGGGCCGAGTGGGCCGTTCGGGCCGAGTGGGCCGACTGGGCCGGGAACAGGCTCGCTTTCGGCTCGTCTCCCGGTCCGGCGGTCAGCTCTGCGGTTCCAGGTCCTCGGTCTCGAAGACCAGCAGGGTGCGGGTGCTGAGCACCTCCGGGATGGCCTGGAGCCGGGTGAGCACCAGCTCGCGCAGGGCCCGGTTGTCGGGCGTGTGCACCAGGAGCAGGACGTCGAAGTCACCGCCCACCAGGGCGATGTGGGAGGCCCCGGGGAGCTGCCGCA
This region of Streptomyces ambofaciens ATCC 23877 genomic DNA includes:
- a CDS encoding TetR/AcrR family transcriptional regulator, yielding MTTAKRDTYTPETLLSVAVQVFIERGYDGTSMEHLSKAAGISKSSIYHHVTGKEELLRRAVSRALDELFGILGEEHACVGSAAERLEYVVRRMVEVLMAELPYVTLLLRVRGNTDTERWALERRREFDHRVADLLKAAAAEGDVRADVEVRLATRLVFGMINSIVEWYRPEGPDGRGGAREREVVDAVARLVFGGLRKAS